The sequence ATATTGATGCGAACACCCTGCAGCCGGGAGAGCAGGTGTTCGGTTTCTCCGGTCAGACGCCGACAGCCCATTCCCTCTGGTATCAGCGAACACAGGATGGAAGTGGATTGACCCTGTACGGGGATGTGGATGGTGATGTCCAGACACATGAAATGGCCATCACCATGATGGGGGTTGTGCATCTTATGCCATCTGACGTGACAGACTATACGTTGATAACCGGTGGTTTGTTTGCTCTTCCTGCCCCAGAGTTTGCATAAATGCAATTCTGATCCGGCTATCGTGTAAGAAACGATTATGTCCCCGGGGAAATCCCGGGGACTTTTTGTGAAGACTATCTGTCCGGATGGTCATATGTCAGCATGCAACGTGTGTAGCTTTTTACCTGCTCTTTGTGCGATTTCAGTCGTATGTGTTTTCATGGAGTTTTGTTCTTCCCTGTCCTGAATATTGGGATAGGGAGGACAATGCATCCTGCAATCCGGACTTGTCAGCGTTGTGCTTCCGGACAAGGTGGAAACCATGCAGGAAATCACGTTTATCCTATCCCTTATCCTGTTTGTTGCCATGGCCTGTGCAGCGATGCGGTCGTGCGTACGCTTTGCTCCGACAGTACGACGACGTGTTGTCCGGACCGCCCTGTTTGCATGCCTTATTATCCTGTGCGCGCTGTTTCTCCCCCGATATCTTGATCATGATCGGTCTGCTGGTCGTACGGGGCCGCCAGTTTCACCGATAGAAGCCGATCATGTTGCTGTCCTGAGGGGACTGCACAATGAATTGCAGACATTCCGGCATGACCCGGAGTTTCACCGGGTTGGTTTCGATGCGTGCTGCCGTTTCAGCGACTGGAAGCAACGCTTGGACCGTTTGGGCGATGGCAACGGGTCACGTGCATACCAGTCGCTTGGCTTTGTGCCCCGTGATCTTCTGACGTTGGCAAACCATTATCGGGCTGGTGACGGGGATGAGGCGGCACCTGTACGTGCTCTTGCCACCCTTATTGATGCGGGGCTTTCATCCTCGCCTGTTCTGGAGTCCGGACAGGGGATGGTTCGCCAGCAGGGGTATGCCTGTGTTAACCCTGAGCTTCTGCGCCGTTACCATGCGGCATTGGGCATGCATCAGCATGCAGAAGCCGGTCGGATTATCACCGGCCCCGGGTGTCGCATTCTGCACCCCAGAACCGTTGTCAGTGGTCCACTGGATTCCCGGCATGTGCTTGTGTCCGATCCCGGAATGCGGAAAGCAGGTGCGCTGTATCATCAGGTAAGAACCGACAGTGGGGCTATCCTGTGGCTGAGCCACGACAGGGTCGTGTTCCGCTGATCGTCTCAGTATCCCTGATCGGGGTCAACGTACCCGGCTGGCCGTTCATCCCGGTCAAGCTGTTCCAGTGCAGCGGCTATTTGCGCGACAGCTGTTTCAGGTATGGTTGCGGCTGCGCTGTGCGGTGTTAACCGGATGCTTGGGTGATGCCACAGGGGTGAATCAAGGGGCGGTGGTTCCGGTGCGGTCACATCCAGAAAAGCACCGCGCAGACGTCCTTGTTCCAGCGCGTTGAGCAGATCCTTTTCCACGACCAGATCCCCGCGTGATGCGTTGATCAAGACGGAACCGGGGCGCATGTGTTCCAAGAATCCGGCATCGATCAGGCCTCGGGTTTTTGGTGTCAGGGGCAGCAAGCAAATGACAGCAATACTATTGGCAAGAAGGGTGTGCAGTCCTTCCGGGCCACACACACAGGGAAAATCGGTTGTCTGTCCGGAGGCAGTGCGCCGCCAGCCGGTCACGGGTATGCCAAACCCGGACAAGGCCCGGGCAACCGCTGTTCCCAATATACCGGCCCCCAGAATGCCAACCGGGAAGTCTGCGGGTGCCCGGTATGGCAATGGGTGCCACTTTTTTTCCCTTTGGCTGTTTTGATAGATATCCATGTCACGGAAGAAGTGAAGCACGGCGTAACTGCACCATGCTGCCATCTGTGGTGACATGCCGGTATCAACCAAGCGGAAAAGGTCAACCGTGCGAGGCAGGTTGGGGAGTGCCAGAATGGCGTCTACGCCGGCCCCAAGGCAAAAGATGGATCGTTTCACCACAACATTGTCAAAAAGGTCTTTGTCCGGCCTCCAGAGGATCAGGTCATCGGTTGACCGGGCAAGCGGGGCTGTCTTGTCATAGCAGGAGATGGTTCTTCCGGGGCAAGACCGTTGCAGCAGGTCTGCCCATAGCGTGGCGTTGGACGGTGTTGCAACCAGAACCGTTGACATTCAGGCAGGCTCGTTATCAATTTCTCCCCCCCCAAAAGGGTCTCATGATGCCGCAGCTGTATCAAGGTTCCCGTCTTCTGGGACCGTGCGGTTTTCCTGTTGCAGGGGGATTAGGAACAACAGGGCAAGCCACAGGGCGCATACAAACCACGTTTGCCATAGCCCATAGCCCAACGATGCAATGACAAAGGCGGTAACAGCTCCACCTGTGGCGGCTACCCGTGGCGTTCCAGGGGGAATACGGCGCAGGGCAAAGAAAAGAGCTGCCGCAGCCAGAACCGCCCCGACAAGCCCTAGGTCAAACCAGATATGAAGAGGGCCATTGTGCGGGTGCAGTGGCATGGCTTCAAGATGGCCAAGTGTGGCCCCATCATGGCACCGGATCATGGCTATGGTGTCGTTTCCCCCTTCGATGATGCGCTCTGCCTCCAAGCCATATCCGATCAGTGGCTGTTCTTGGATTTTCCCGGTTGTGAAAGTCCAGATCATCGTGCGGTGGGCCATGGATGGCGCTCGTTCGACAAAGAAGCAATAGGCCGGGCTATTCTGGGACGGGGCCAGAAGAGGCATCAGCAGCAGACCGGTTGCCAGAGCAACAGGTACCAACCGCCACAAGGCAGGCAGAACGCGGATCATTGCTGCCGCGGTTCCACCCAGAAGAACAGCTCCTATGGCTGTTTCACTGGAGTGTTGGCTGAGAACAGTGAGTGCGAGGAATGCGATTGTGATGCTGCTGCGTCGCCATCCGCCCTGCCAGCCGGCAAAGGCGCAGGGGAGCAGAAGCAGTGCCAGAAAGGCTGCTCCGCGACTGTAGGGAATACCCACAACCAAGGCATCTATATGTACCGTTTTGCGCCACGGGATGCTCAGCATGCCACCTGTCTGCATATCTACCAAGGCGATGGCGCCAATCCCTGTTGCGACCCCCAATGTTACAAGGGCGAGTGTGCCGCGCTGGCGTATGTCCAGTCTCATCATGGCCATGGCGATCGCGGTGCCGCACAGGGTCAGCAGCAAGAGACGCAGGGCGACGACAGCGCTGTGTCCCGGTATCAGGGACAGGGGCGAGAGGGCCAGCCCGGCAAGGAACAGCGACCAGAGCCATGGGTTATATGACCATAGTTCCTTGATCGAGGGGCGAACGTGCCACAGTCCCCACAGTGCCGTTAGCATCACTAGGATCCACAGGCCTTTTGGGGCAATGAATCCTATGGCGGGGGCCAGTGGTATCAGCAGAAGGCGGCGAGCAGGCATTGTGGCAAGGATCCGGTACAAACAACAAGGTGACCGAACCATGCTGTTTTGGCCGCCATTTGTCCATGATCCGTGATTGTGCGGTGGTGAATATATTGTTGAAGATCCACCTTGACACAAAATGGGAGAACAGATAAACACAGCGCTCCCAGCGCGATGGCGGAGTAGCTCAGCTGGTTAGAGCACGGGAATCATAATCCTGGGGTCGGGGGTTCAAATCCCTCCTCCGCTACCAAATACCGAAGACCTCTTCACATATTATGATGTGTTGAGGTCTTTTTATTGCGCAATAAAGATAAACTGCTGTTTGAGTAGTGAAGAGCATCAGCTCGCTCCATTATATCAACATAACATACTTATATTTATCGGGAATTTGCACATCCCTGTCCGAGGCTAATTATTATCTAGGATTGCCCATCCTTTTTTCATTATACTTAACATAGGTATTTTCTTTGTGTGTTCAGGGGGGGGCGCTAACAGATGAGCGGCGTGTACGATCAGCAAGAGCGAATTGCGATGGCCGCTGCCAGTCTCGGTGCCACAGTCCACTATGGTGTAACGATTATTCATGGACTGATTACAGGGAATTTAGCGGCGATTGCTGCGCTTGTTACTTTCAAGAGTGGGGCTACGCTCAGGTTGTACTCCGGATCCCTGATTTGTTTTTCTGCTGGGTTCACTCTTTCACTGCTCTGTGGATTTCTTTCCTATATTTCGCAATCCGCTTATACGGGTGAGTCCTTTGAGCGTGGTGATTCTTGCAAGCGTTGGGCAATCGGCTCTGGTTTTGCGTCTTTCATCGCCCTAGCTTTGGGGGGAGTGTGGGCGTTTATTATTGGGATTGGATAACGACAGCGCATGGAGGACTTTTTCCCAAGAGAGGAGGCTCCTCCCTCGTGCTGCCCGGCAGGGTGGATTCGCTGTTCGGGGTAATCCGGTGCGGTAAGGGTATCCGGTAGCTCTGCGTGCAATGTTGTTTGCGTGCCGTGCCCAAGGTCTGTGAAAGCCGGGGCTCTGAGCGGCATCCATGGGGCTTCTTGTATCTGTAGATACAATCAAGGGCTTTGTGAATATCCCCGTCCGGAAAAAAGAGCCTATGGTTCCTACGGCTCCCTTGCGGCCCCGTGCGGGTCTCCCCACTATAGAGTTATCGTCATTCTTCAGGACGGGGGCAGGGCCTATGGTATCATTTATGGCAGTCTTTGGGGCTTCTCTGTGTATCGCTGTACTGGCTGCTGCCGCCCTGCGCCACCGTGCTGTGGTTGAAGCAAAGGTGCGTAGCGGGCACCGTTCTTCCCGTCATTGATGTACGCAGTCCGGGGCGGGAATATGACCCACCCCGGTGCCGTGATCTGATTACTGGCCGGGCCTTGTCGGAGGCGCCGGATCAATCGCGTTCAGGTGTGACAGGGATTGCAGGGCCAGGGAGTGAAACTCCCGACGGTACAGCGTTACGACAACCCCGGCGGTTACGGCCGTCAGAAGGAGTGGGTTGACCATCCACCCCAAGGCCCCCAGTGCGAAAAAGTAAGCCCGCAGGCCACGGTTGAAGTGATGCCCCGAGCGCGAGGACAGGACCGCAGCCGTTTCTGCAATACAGCGGGAGCGTTCACTGTCGGCATCCGCTGCCGGGCCCAGTGCGCCTACTGTAATGGAGCAGTAGTTGGCAAGCCGGAATGCCCAGCTGAACTTGAAAAATGCGTATACAAAAATGGCGAGAAGAAAGCAGATCTTGCTCTCTAGGGCATCGATGCTTCCATTTTCGGCAAATGGAAGGCGCCCGATGGCGTGGGCCACGGTTTCTGTAACCCCCAGCATGGCCATCAAGCCCCCGATGACAAAGATTGTGGTGGAGGAGAAGAAGCTGACGCCCTGCAGCAGGTTGCCCAGAATGTTGGCATCAACAATGCGCAAATCCCGTCGCGTGGCTTCCATGAACCAAGCCCGCCGCCTGCTGGCCATCAGGGTTGCAATCGATCGATGCCGTGCCGGGCTGATATCGGCAAAGATTGTATAGCCTGTCCACAAGGCAAAGAAGCTGGCCAGACCAAGCCAATCGGCCAGTGTCATCCAAGGAAGGGGCGAGGCATTCATCAGGGCATAATCCGCAAGCAGGGACAGGGAAAGCAGGGGGAATTCTGGCAGGTTTCCGTTTCTCGGACCAGAGAGCAGGGAAACGATCGTCTGTGTGGCATCAGGTCATGTTGGAAACAAGGTCAAAAAAGCTGTCCTCATCCATGATGGTGACTCCCAGCGCCTCGGCCTGCTTCAGTTTTGATCCCGCACCCGGCCCGGCAACAACCAGATCGGTTTTTGCTGACACCGACCCTGCGACCTTTGCCCCCAGTGCCAAGGCCTTGGCCTTGGCTTCAGCCCGTCCCATCCGGGTCAGGGTTCCTGTGAACACAATGGTCTTGCCGGCAATCGCGGAGTGGGTTGTATCCGGTTCCTCGACAGGCAGAATGGTAATTTCAGCCTGCAGGGCCCGTAGCACATCGCGGTTGTGGGGTTCCCGCGCAAAAGCCAGAAGTTCCTGCGCAACGGCTGGGCCAATGGTTTCGATGCCGATCAGGGTGAGCCATGCTTCGCTGAGGCGGGCTTCTTCATCCGGTCCAGGGATTGAGTCTAGGGTATCCAGCAGAGTGCCCAAAGATCCGTAATGACGGGCCAGAAGTCGGGCGGTAGCCTGTCCAACCTGTGGGATGCCAAGAGCAAACAGGAAACGATCCAAGGTAATGGTGCGGCGAGCATTGATGGAATCAAACAGCTTCTCGGCACTGGCCGGGCCCCAGCCGTTGCGGTTCTTCAGTTTGGACAGACTTGCCCTGTCGCGTGCTTCCAGGGTGAAAATGTCCTGCGGTGTGCGGATCAGGGCATCGGCAAAGAATGCCTCGATATGTTTCCCGCCCAGTCCCTCGATATCAAAGGCATTGCGGGAAACAAAGTGTTTCAGACGCTCGGTTGCCTGGGTCGGGCAGGTCAGGCCGCCCGTACAGCGCCAGGCAACGGCGCCGTCTTCGCGGGTGGCGGTGGCCCCGCATTCCGGGCATGTATGGGGAAACACAAACGGGGTGCTGTCTGCGGGGCGTTGCCCGGTTATAACCCCAAGGATCTGTGGAATCACGTCGCCAGCTCTCTGCAGGGTGACTAGGTCGCCGACGCGTACATCCAGCCGGCGGATTTCGTCTTCGTTGTGCAGGGTCGCCCGGCTGACAACCACGCCGCCAACCGTGACAGGCTCCAGATGAGCAACCGGAGTCAGAACCCCGGTCCGTCCGACCTGTATTTCAATGGACCGCAGCCGTGTTTGCGCCTGTTCCGAAGGAAACTTGCGGGCAATGGCCCACCGGGGTGCACGGGCAACAAAGCCCAGCCGTTTCTGTAGTGCGACGTCGTTGACTTTCAGCACCAGCCCGTCGATGTCATAGGGAAGATCGGCCCGCCGTGCGTAGATATCGGCTGCGAAGTGTTCTACATCTTCCAGTGTCCGGCACAGGTGGTGTTCCGGATTGACAGGAAGCCCCCAGGCCTGAAGCTGGTCCAGCCAGCCCTTGTGGGTTTCCGGCGTGAAGCCGTCAAGCTCACCCCACGCATAGCAGAACAAGCGCAATGGACGCGATGCCGTGATCTTGGCATCCAGCTGACGCAGGGACCCGGCGGCCGCATTGCGGGGATTGGCAAAGACCTTGCCACCACGCGCACTATGCCGGCTGTTGAGGGCCGCAAAATCATCGCGGCGCATGTACACTTCGCCCCTGACCTCAAGAATGCGGGGCGGGGTGGATGTCTTCAGCCGTGCCGGCAAGTCGGCAACAGTTGCAAGGTTGGCTGTGATGTCCTCTCCTTCCTGTCCGTCGCCACGGGTTGCGGCACGAACGAAAACGCCATCTTCGTAACGTGCAGAGAAACTTAGCCCGTCGATCTTGGGCTCGGCTAGGATATCCAGGATGGTGTCTTCAGGCAGGGACAGGAAGCGGCGCGCCCGGGCCACGAACTCGGCAGTTTCCTCTGCATCAAAAGCATTGTCGAGAGACAGCATAGGGACTTTGTGCCGCACCTTGCCGAAGCCTGTTGCAGCCGGAGCCCCGACCCGCAGCGACGGGCTGTCGAGACGGCGCAGATCGGGAAATTGTTCTTCCAAAGCCAGAAGACGCCGTTTCAGGGCGTCATAATCCGCATCACTGATAACCGGGGCGTCATCGCGGTGATACAGGGTGTCGTGTCGTTGCAGTTCGATCGACAGGGCTTCGATCTCCGCGACAGCTTCCTGTCGGGAAAGGGTAGCAATTTCTTTCATCCACACGGTCCGGATCAGATGGAATGCATCAGGCTGTCGGCGGCAGCACGTGCCTGTTCGGTTACGGTTTCGCCAGCCAACATGCGGGCAATTTCCTCGCGCCGTGCTGTTTCGTCAAGAGGTTCGACCCCGGTCGTTGTCTTTCCGCCCCGGACTGTCTTGACCACACGCCAGTGGTGGGTTCCCTGTGCAGCGACCTGGGGGGAATGGGTGACAACCAGAACTTGGACATCGGCCGCTAGCCGGGCCAGTCGTTCCCCTACAGCGGCCGCGGTGGCGCCGCCAATACCGGTATCCACCTCGTCAAACACAAGCGTGGGGATGGTGGACGAACGGGCCAGAACAACCTTCAGGGCCAGCATGAAGCGCGATAGTTCCCCCCCGGAGGCAATGCGCCCGATCGGGCCAGGAGTTGCCCCTGGATTGGTCGCCACTTCAAAGGTGACAAGATCCGTTCCATCCGGTCCCCAGCGGTTTTCGGGCAGTTCCTCAACCCGCGTCACAAAGCGGGCACGATCCAGTTTCAACGGGGGGAGTTCTGCGGCGACTTTCTTGTCCAGCTGTCCGGCTGCCTTGGCACGCACGTTCGACAGGGTTTGTGCTGCACGCTGGTACGCCTCGCGTGCATGCCGTTCTTCAGCCTCCCATTGCGCCATATCAGCCCCCCCGTCATCAAGGGCGCGCAACTTCTGATGCAGGGATTCTAGGACAGCGGGCAGGTCATCAACCCGGCAATGGTGCTTGCGTGCCAGGCTGCGCAGTGTGAACAGCCTGTCTTCCAGATATTCTAGCTGTCCGGGATCCAGATCCAGGGCGCTGCTGATCCGTTCAAGCGTGGCGTGGGCCTCAGTCGTTTCGACAGCGGCCCGGTCTAGGCATTCGATAACGGGGTGAAAGACCTCTCCGGCCATGGGGGCTAGGCGTTCCAGTTGCCGTGAGACAGACCGCAAGAGGGCATCGACTCCGCTTCCACCCGCAGCAAGGGACCGCAAGGCTGTTTCCAGACCTTCTGCCAGCTTCTCGCGGTTCATCAACAACTGTCGTTGTTCGGCCAAGCTGTTTTCTTCATCGCCCTTGGGGGCAACAGCCGCCAGTTCTTCCGCGTGGTGGCGCAGGATATCCTCTTCCCGTCGGGCGGTGTCCAGCCCTTCCTGTATCCGGAGGCGGTTGGTACGAGCTGTGTCCCAGCTTTGCCAGGCCTGCTGGCATATCCGGCGAGCTTGGCCTGTGCCCGCCCATTCATCCAGCGCCCCCCGGTGTGTTGACGGATCCAGAAGGCCATGGGCATCGAATTGACCATGGATTTCCGTCAGGGTCCGTCCGAGCTGGCGCAACAGGCCGATGCTGGCGGACTGGTCGTTGACAAAAGCCCGGGATCGACCGTCCCGTGACACGGTGCGACGCAGGACTAGCTCCTCACCGTCCGGGCTGTCCAGTCCCTGTTCGCGGGCCAGCAGCAGGGCAGGATGGGCAGCCGGAAGCTCGAACGCAGCCGTGACTGACAGCTGATCGCTTCCATTACGGACCAATGCGCTGTCACCGCGTTCCCCCAGCGCCAGTCCTAGGCTGTCCAGCAGGATTGACTTGCCTGCCCCGGTTTCACCGGTCAGCACGCCAAGGCCAGCTCCAAACGTCAGGTCAAGACGTTCGATCAGGACAACGTCACGAATGGACAGCCGTACAAGCATGAGAGGATGCTATCCTTGTGTTCATACGGAGACAGGGGCCACCGTTCTCAGAAGATGTCGGTAATGCTGTCCCACCAGCCTTCACCACCTTCGTCAAGGGCTGCGTTGTTGGCCTCGGGATTCGTTTCGCCACGCTCGACCAGGTCATAGGCATCGTCGTACCAGTCACTGCCCGGATAGTTGTGTCCCAGCACAGCCGCTGTCTTTTTAGCTTCATCCTTCAGGCCAAGGACCGTATAGGATTCGGTCAGGCGATACAGGGCTTCCGGGGCATGGGATGTGCGATCATATTGGTTGATGACGACCAGAAACCGGTTTATGGCGGCCAAGTATTTCTGATGCCGCAGATACCAGCGCCCGACCTCCATTTCCTTGCCGGCCAGGTGATCCAGGGTCAGATCCAGTTTCAGGCGTGCATCCCGGGCATAGGATGTGCCGGGAAAACGGTTGATGACATCTTCCAGGGCAGAACGGGCCATATCAGTCATTTTCTGGTCACGACCGACATCGCTGATCTGCTCGTAATAGCACAGGGACTTCAGGTAATAGGCGTATGGCGTATCGACATTGCCGGGATGCAGCTGGATGAAGCGGTCCAGGGCGATGATGGCATCATCATACTTTGCGTCTTCGTAATAGGCATAAGCTGACATCAGCTGGGCCTTTGTAGCCCACGTCGAATACGGGTGCTGACGCTCCACCTCGTCAAAAGCCCGGGCGGCTTCAACGTAGTTGCGGTCGTTCAGTTCCTCGATCGCCTTGCCATAAAGCTCGCCGACCGGGCGTTCCGCGTATTCTTGGTCCTTGTCTCCGGCGCAGGCGGCAAGCAGCGCAACCACAGAGACGGTGGCCACGTGGCGGAGAAGATAATGGAGTGTCTGCGGGTTGGGCAGCAGAAGCATGGTATAATCCGGTTCACCCTATCTTGAAGGTCGGCAGACTATATCACGCAGGTCCGGCTGCGGGGCAAGAGATACTCTGTGCCATGACGAAGAAACACGACGCCCGCAACCCACCCGTTTGTTTAGCGGGGCAGGGCCGGGAGTTGTGTTATCGCCAGGTTGATATCGGCTACCAAGTCATCAAGGAAGGTATCGGCACTGCCCGGCGATGTTCTGACAGCAGGAGGAATGCCGGTCCTTTGATAGGCCGTGCCATCGCTGGCTAGGAAGCGGGTTGCGCTGAGGGTACCGCGCCAGTTGTTGGGAAGTACCCAGTCATGGGATTCGGCCAGCTCGCCACGGGTGTTGTCCCCAACAAGGGTAATTCCGGGGACATCATGCATGGCCAGAACAGCGGCTTCGGCGGCTCCTGCTGTCAGATCGCTGATCAGGACGGCGACGGGCGCGGACCAGCTGCTGCGCAGGCTGGGTGTTACGTAAATTTCCTCTGCATCGGTCAGTCCGGCCTGTGCGCTTGCCGGGGCAACCAGAAATGCAACACGCGTGGCATCTGTGAAGCGGCTTGCCAGTTCCAGTCCCGTCGCCAAGCCGCCGCCGGTAGAGAAGCGCAGGTCCAAAACCAGCCTTGGTGCTGTTTTCAAATCATCAAGGGCTTCGCTCAGAGCGTTGATCAGGACCTGCGTGTTTCTAACGGCCCCTGATTCCTCGGACAATCCTTCTAGGTCAAGAACCCCAAGCCAAGCTGACCCATCGTCCAGTTTTCCCCGTACAATGCGTCCACGGGCACTGAAGACAGCCTTCCCGCCCAGCATGGTGCGGTTCACATGGGCAATAAACGCCCCGCGCAAGGCTTCTAGGCTGGTTGCATCGCTTGTATCACCGGATGCACCCCCTGCTTGTTTCCACAGGCTCAGCATGGTGCCTGCCGATGACGGGGCAGCCTCGCAGAGTACTCCGTCGGGGCGGACCATGGTGCCAAGGTCGTCGCCGCTTTCGACCAAGGCTGTACACAGGCGGGTAAAAAGTTCCGAACCATGTATGCTGGCTGTGGGCAGGTTTTCCAGAATGGCTGCGGCCTGTTCTTTCAGGTTGGGGCTTTCCTCGGAACGGTTGGCATTGGCCAGAAGCATCAGGAAGACCATGGTATTGAGATCAGGAGTCAGGGTTGTCCCCCGTGCCGGCTCCATCACCGATCGGTCTTTGATACGACGCACGGTATCATCGTCAGCCAGCTGGTAACGTACGGGAACCAGATCACCCCCCTTGGTGATCATCAGCTCATCGGCGCCCTGCCGTGAAATAACGGAAGCATCGCGGCGCAGGTCATCAACCATACCTCGCTTGCGGATCAGGGTTGTGGGGCCGGTCATCTGATAGACCGTGTAATAGGGTGCCTCCACCCACAGGACATCGGGCCGGTTGCTGGCTTTCCAGATCCCGTCCAGCGAGACCGGAGCTGCCGCATGCACCTGTTGTTCTGTCCAGACCGGGACAAGAAGGAGCACGGCAAGGCCGCACAGTACTGTAATAATCCTCGGCATGGTCTTTTCTGGTTTCCTTGGCTTTTGGCCTGTCTGGAATTCTGGAAGAACTTGACCGCGGGCGCCAGCACAAAAAAACACGGTCCCAGAGGAGCCGTGTTTTTTCAGAGGCAACAACCTTAAAGCATGAGATCAGGCTGAGGCTGCGAAGAGAGGGGTGCGGTTGGGCACAAGATCTTCTTCTGTCATGGCAATCTCTTCCCATGCTGAAGGATCAGCCAGAAGGGCTTTGACCAAGCCAGTGTTCAGTGCGTGGCTGGACTTCAGGCCGCTGTAATGACCCAGCAGGGGCCGGCCGGCAAGTGCTAGGTCGCCGATGGCATCAAGAGCCTTGTGACGGGCGAACTCGTTGCCGTAGCGCAGACCGCCGTCATTCAGGACATCGGCCCCGTTGACCACAACGGCGTTGTCTAGGGACCCACCCAGCGCTAGCCCCATGTCACGCATTTTTGGCAGATCTTCGATCAGGCAGAACGTACGGGCGCGTGACAGGGCAGCCTTGAAAGATGTTTTTGTTACGTCCAGCGAGCAGGACTGACGCCCGATGGCGGCAGCAGGGAAATCAACGGTAAAGTCGATGCTGAAGCCTCGCCCCGGGTGCAGGGATGCTTCGGCCCCATGTGCGCTGACGCTTACAGGCTTGAGAACCCGTATGGCCCGGCGCGGGGCATCCTGCTCCACGATCCCGGCGCATTCTGTCAGGAAGACAAAGGGGGCGGCGCTACCATCCATCGCCGGTACTTCCGGGCCATTGATCTGGATTTCCACGTTGTCTACCTGCATGGCGACCAGTGCAGCCATCAAGTGTTCAATCGTTGCCACGGTATTGCCTGCAGTGTCACCGATAACCGTGCACAGGCGGGAATCCCGGACATGATCGCTGTTTGCGGGGATTACGGCCGCGCTGCCTGCGATATCCGTGCGGCGGAAAACGATACCCGTATCCGGGGCGGCAGGTGCCAGTGTTATGCGGGTCTTGATACCGCTGTGCAGCCCAATACCTGTGCAGGATATGGTGCTTTTGAGTGTTCTCTGCCGCAACAGGGATGACGACGAGACGGCTCCTTTCCCTCCGGCACGAC comes from Haematospirillum jordaniae and encodes:
- the ligA gene encoding NAD-dependent DNA ligase LigA; translation: MKEIATLSRQEAVAEIEALSIELQRHDTLYHRDDAPVISDADYDALKRRLLALEEQFPDLRRLDSPSLRVGAPAATGFGKVRHKVPMLSLDNAFDAEETAEFVARARRFLSLPEDTILDILAEPKIDGLSFSARYEDGVFVRAATRGDGQEGEDITANLATVADLPARLKTSTPPRILEVRGEVYMRRDDFAALNSRHSARGGKVFANPRNAAAGSLRQLDAKITASRPLRLFCYAWGELDGFTPETHKGWLDQLQAWGLPVNPEHHLCRTLEDVEHFAADIYARRADLPYDIDGLVLKVNDVALQKRLGFVARAPRWAIARKFPSEQAQTRLRSIEIQVGRTGVLTPVAHLEPVTVGGVVVSRATLHNEDEIRRLDVRVGDLVTLQRAGDVIPQILGVITGQRPADSTPFVFPHTCPECGATATREDGAVAWRCTGGLTCPTQATERLKHFVSRNAFDIEGLGGKHIEAFFADALIRTPQDIFTLEARDRASLSKLKNRNGWGPASAEKLFDSINARRTITLDRFLFALGIPQVGQATARLLARHYGSLGTLLDTLDSIPGPDEEARLSEAWLTLIGIETIGPAVAQELLAFAREPHNRDVLRALQAEITILPVEEPDTTHSAIAGKTIVFTGTLTRMGRAEAKAKALALGAKVAGSVSAKTDLVVAGPGAGSKLKQAEALGVTIMDEDSFFDLVSNMT
- a CDS encoding outer membrane protein assembly factor BamD, producing MLLLPNPQTLHYLLRHVATVSVVALLAACAGDKDQEYAERPVGELYGKAIEELNDRNYVEAARAFDEVERQHPYSTWATKAQLMSAYAYYEDAKYDDAIIALDRFIQLHPGNVDTPYAYYLKSLCYYEQISDVGRDQKMTDMARSALEDVINRFPGTSYARDARLKLDLTLDHLAGKEMEVGRWYLRHQKYLAAINRFLVVINQYDRTSHAPEALYRLTESYTVLGLKDEAKKTAAVLGHNYPGSDWYDDAYDLVERGETNPEANNAALDEGGEGWWDSITDIF
- a CDS encoding O-antigen ligase family protein gives rise to the protein MPARRLLLIPLAPAIGFIAPKGLWILVMLTALWGLWHVRPSIKELWSYNPWLWSLFLAGLALSPLSLIPGHSAVVALRLLLLTLCGTAIAMAMMRLDIRQRGTLALVTLGVATGIGAIALVDMQTGGMLSIPWRKTVHIDALVVGIPYSRGAAFLALLLLPCAFAGWQGGWRRSSITIAFLALTVLSQHSSETAIGAVLLGGTAAAMIRVLPALWRLVPVALATGLLLMPLLAPSQNSPAYCFFVERAPSMAHRTMIWTFTTGKIQEQPLIGYGLEAERIIEGGNDTIAMIRCHDGATLGHLEAMPLHPHNGPLHIWFDLGLVGAVLAAAALFFALRRIPPGTPRVAATGGAVTAFVIASLGYGLWQTWFVCALWLALLFLIPLQQENRTVPEDGNLDTAAAS
- a CDS encoding 2-hydroxyacid dehydrogenase produces the protein MSTVLVATPSNATLWADLLQRSCPGRTISCYDKTAPLARSTDDLILWRPDKDLFDNVVVKRSIFCLGAGVDAILALPNLPRTVDLFRLVDTGMSPQMAAWCSYAVLHFFRDMDIYQNSQREKKWHPLPYRAPADFPVGILGAGILGTAVARALSGFGIPVTGWRRTASGQTTDFPCVCGPEGLHTLLANSIAVICLLPLTPKTRGLIDAGFLEHMRPGSVLINASRGDLVVEKDLLNALEQGRLRGAFLDVTAPEPPPLDSPLWHHPSIRLTPHSAAATIPETAVAQIAAALEQLDRDERPAGYVDPDQGY
- the recN gene encoding DNA repair protein RecN — translated: MLVRLSIRDVVLIERLDLTFGAGLGVLTGETGAGKSILLDSLGLALGERGDSALVRNGSDQLSVTAAFELPAAHPALLLAREQGLDSPDGEELVLRRTVSRDGRSRAFVNDQSASIGLLRQLGRTLTEIHGQFDAHGLLDPSTHRGALDEWAGTGQARRICQQAWQSWDTARTNRLRIQEGLDTARREEDILRHHAEELAAVAPKGDEENSLAEQRQLLMNREKLAEGLETALRSLAAGGSGVDALLRSVSRQLERLAPMAGEVFHPVIECLDRAAVETTEAHATLERISSALDLDPGQLEYLEDRLFTLRSLARKHHCRVDDLPAVLESLHQKLRALDDGGADMAQWEAEERHAREAYQRAAQTLSNVRAKAAGQLDKKVAAELPPLKLDRARFVTRVEELPENRWGPDGTDLVTFEVATNPGATPGPIGRIASGGELSRFMLALKVVLARSSTIPTLVFDEVDTGIGGATAAAVGERLARLAADVQVLVVTHSPQVAAQGTHHWRVVKTVRGGKTTTGVEPLDETARREEIARMLAGETVTEQARAAADSLMHSI
- a CDS encoding DUF599 domain-containing protein, with product MNASPLPWMTLADWLGLASFFALWTGYTIFADISPARHRSIATLMASRRRAWFMEATRRDLRIVDANILGNLLQGVSFFSSTTIFVIGGLMAMLGVTETVAHAIGRLPFAENGSIDALESKICFLLAIFVYAFFKFSWAFRLANYCSITVGALGPAADADSERSRCIAETAAVLSSRSGHHFNRGLRAYFFALGALGWMVNPLLLTAVTAGVVVTLYRREFHSLALQSLSHLNAIDPAPPTRPGQ